In Triticum urartu cultivar G1812 chromosome 6, Tu2.1, whole genome shotgun sequence, the following proteins share a genomic window:
- the LOC125512718 gene encoding pectinesterase-like: MLMLCALPMHLSTHNALLLATMGMHGGTSWRRRTQEAVAVVLALATLGAVAAAVEQHQHETTSKVAGGNAADVSWTEASGVNVTAICSSTPYPGACRMALSSSASRAAKDPFAASVQFAMARAASARVLARNLSSSRRSRAVLPPSGMDDCAELLDISHGLLGDALGAGSAHDATTWLSAALTNQDTCADSLDAVPASSGCEGVRQRVGALAEFIGTALALHASLKGGSATPPPSATPTQSSTPSNRAFPSWVSDHDRKLLESAAGGMTPDAVVALDGSGTHRSIGEAIAAVTAAAMAPVGSSKAGAGAARKVIYVKTGRYEETVRISRRQRNVMLMGDGKGKTVIVGHRSAADGYTTYASATVAAMGSGFIAKGLTIINEAGPDKSQAVALRVGGDLSVVYQCDIEAYQDTLHTHSNRQFYTEDNISGTVDFIFGNSAVVIQNCDIRPRKRRSGQKDMITAQGRTDRNQNTGISIHKCRIAAASDLGDTKVYLGRPWKKYSRTIVMESSLDRSIAAAGWLEWSGQFALNTLYYGEYGNTGPGAGTSGRVKWAGVHTSLSTMDATRFTVRNFILGDSWLGDTGVSYTSGL, from the exons ATGCTCATGCTTTGTGCGCTGCCCATGCACCTATCGACCCACAACGCTTTACTGCTGGCGACAATGGGGATGCACGGCGGGACAAGCTGGCGCCGACGGACGCAAGAAGCCGTCGCCGTGGTGCTGGCTCTGGCAACACTAGGAGCTGTTGCTGCCGCCGTAGAGCAACACCAACATGAGACGACCTCCAAGGTTGCCGGCGGCAATGCCGCGGACGTCTCGTGGACGGAGGCGTCGGGCGTGAACGTCACCGCCATCTGCTCGTCCACGCCGTACCCGGGCGCGTGCCGGATGGCGCTGTCCTCGTCGGCGTCGCGGGCCGCCAAGGACCCGTTCGCGGCCTCCGTGCAGTTCGCCATGGCCCGGGCCGCGTCGGCGCGCGTGTTGGCGCGCAACCTCTCGTCCTCGCGCCGGAGCAGGGCCGTGCTGCCGCCCTCGGGCATGGACGACTGCGCCGAGCTGCTCGACATCAGCCACGGCCTGCTCGGCGACGCGCTCGGCGCCGGCTCCGCGCACGATGCGACCACGTGGCTCAGCGCCGCGCTCACGAACCAGGACACCTGCGCCGACAGCCTCGACGCCGTGCCGGCCTCCTCCGGGTGCGAGGGCGTGCGCCAGAGGGTCGGCGCGCTCGCGGAGTTCATCGGCACGGCGCTCGCGCTGCACGCCAGTCTCAAGGGCGGGAGCGCGACGCCGCCACCATCTGCCACGCCCACTCAGTCGTCGACGCCGTCGAACCGGGCATTCCCATCCTGGGTCTCCGACCACGACAGGAAGCTCCTGGAGTCCGCGGCTGGCGGCATGACGCCGGACGCCGTGGTGGCACTGGACGGCAGCGGGACGCACCGTAGCATCGGCGAGGCGATCGCCGCGGTCACGGCAGCGGCAATGGCGCCGGTGGGCTCCTCCAAGGCAGGCGCCGGAGCAGCCAGGAAGGTGATCTACGTGAAGACCGGGCGGTACGAGGAGACCGTGCGGATCTCGAGAAGGCAGAGGAACGTGATGCTGATGGGCGACGGCAAGGGGAAGACGGTCATCGTCGGCCACAGGAGCGCCGCCGACGGCTACACCACCTACGCCTCCGCCACCGTCG CTGCAATGGGCTCGGGCTTCATAGCAAAGGGCCTAACCATCATCAACGAGGCCGGGCCGGACAAGAGCCAGGCGGTGGCGCTGCGGGTCGGCGGCGACCTCTCCGTCGTGTACCAGTGCGACATCGAGGCATACCAGGACACCCTCCACACGCACTCCAACCGCCagttctacaccgaggacaacaTCTCCGGCACGGTGGACTTCATCTTCGGCAACTCCGCGGTGGTCATCCAAAACTGTGACATCCGTCCCAGGAAGCGCCGGTCCGGCCAGAAGGACATGATCACGGCCCAGGGGCGGACTGACCGGAACCAGAACACCGGCATCTCCATCCACAAGTGTCGGATCGCCGCCGCCTCGGACCTAGGCGACACAAAGGTGTACCTGGGTCGTCCATGGAAGAAGTACTCGCGGACCATCGTGATGGAGAGCTCTCTCGACCGTTCGATCGCCGCAGCCGGGTGGCTGGAGTGGTCAGGCCAGTTCGCGCTCAACACGTTGTACTACGGGGAGTATGGGAACACTGGGCCTGGCGCGGGGACAAGCGGGCGGGTGAAGTGGGCCGGAGTGCACACGTCACTGTCCACGATGGACGCCACACGGTTCACGGTGAGGAATTTTATCTTGGGAGACTCGTGGTTGGGTGACACCGGAGTGAGCTACACTTCCGGGCTATGA
- the LOC125512719 gene encoding uncharacterized protein LOC125512719, which translates to MGKRRVERSLPTEKTADAGAVVKRTRSGSHALAPPPSRSPAAVQPPAESGDGRLSADVSAVEPAGRRTRSKSNPRLPPPPTAQKKVSWATPVSDTSKEGSKQRAVPNAKMRTRTQPPRRGEGAAGEASNASVIPPGNFDLERQPRMQPTHSEQQPDGTRGQRYPNKGEVQKEAQRRSKRQEPSGRENLSRALVPAPVRKSTRRKSRPLQWWLGERFLYNNWLPGAIGIKSYSHGEDGKVALRVESFLPKKYSDLVAKVGMY; encoded by the exons ATGGGCAAGCGGAGGGTTGAGAGGTCGCTTCCCACGGAGAAGACGGCGGACGCCGGCGCCGTCGTGAAGCGGACGCGCTCCGGTTCCCACgcgctcgcgccgccgccctctCGGTCTCCGGCCGCCGTTCAGCCGCCCGCAGAGAGCGGCGATGGCAGGTTGTCGGCGGACGTGTCCGCCGTCGAGCCTGCCGGGAGGCGAACACGGTCCAAATCCAACCCGCGCCTACCTCCTCCACCGACGGCGCAGAAGAAGGTTTCCTGGGCG ACACCAGTATCTGATACAAGCAAAGAAGGCAGTAAGCAAAGAGCAGTTCCGAACGCCAAGATGAGGACAAGGACGCAACCACCCAGGAGAGGAGAAGGAGCCGCAG GCGAGGCAAGCAATGCGTCGGTGATCCCTCCTGGAAATTTTGATCTAGAAAGGCAACCTCGCATGCAACCTACTCATTCCGAG CAACAGCCAGATGGTACAAGGGGTCAGCGGTATCCGAACAAAGGCGAGGTGCAAAAGGAAGCTCAAAGGAGAAGCAAGAGACAAGAACCGAGTGGAAGGGAAAACCTGAGCAGAG CACTTGTTCCTGCACCGGTGAGAAAAAGCACGAGAAGAAAGTCAAGGCCTTTGCAGTGGTGGCTTGGTGAAAGGTTTCTGTATAACA ATTGGCTACCCGGCGCAATAGGCATTAAATCATATTCTCACGGTGAAGATGGCAAGGTTGCACTGAGAGTGGAATCCTTCCTGCCCAAAAAATATTCAGATCTTGTAGCGAAAGTCGGGATGTACTGA